In Desulfopila inferna, a single genomic region encodes these proteins:
- a CDS encoding aldehyde ferredoxin oxidoreductase N-terminal domain-containing protein: MIREQFKILLYDLSEKRGKIVYHDGRNRFAGGSGLAALLFIAYGRMDRDWNAEEQPLILTIGPLTGLFPLMSKMVCAFKSPYHNQYTESHGGGRAAFALRFADLDAIVITGKAKTLCCLSIGSNHIECRDVGFMRGMNALSSGRLMRKMFSRNSGHRSILRIGQSGESGSAMACINIDTYRHFGRLGGGAVMGDKNLKGIIIHGDSDFNQPEDSRYAKLYQELYDRLTATDMMHKYFDLGTPANLEPLNELQSLPWKNLQKTSDPAISKISGESFADDALLRNGACSGCPVGCIHIGYFREKSLQANRYHFHQVAYDYEPIFAAGSMLGVTESFDILRILDTLEKVSLDAMSGGVALAWATEASERGLISENETLVPLRFGGTENYIKAAAFLGKGINDFYRTLGQGTLKAAQHYGGTEFACVLGQEMAGYATGELFFASQALGFRHSHLDTGAYSWDQKHTEKDVDKAVSFLLDDEPGRVLLTSMVACLFARSVYTGEILADCLTTAGYGDLASSLEQTAENIRKLRWQVRFATGFQPEEITIPKRFYSVTTWKGKIDREFLDELKSEYGRRLLEFAEPLKID; this comes from the coding sequence ATGATCCGTGAGCAATTCAAGATCCTCCTCTATGACCTCTCCGAAAAAAGAGGTAAAATTGTCTATCATGACGGACGCAACCGGTTTGCCGGTGGCAGTGGACTCGCAGCTCTGCTCTTTATCGCCTATGGGCGTATGGACAGAGACTGGAATGCCGAAGAGCAACCCCTCATTTTGACCATCGGCCCCTTAACCGGCCTCTTTCCCCTGATGAGCAAGATGGTCTGCGCCTTCAAATCCCCCTATCATAACCAGTACACCGAAAGCCACGGCGGCGGCAGAGCGGCGTTCGCCCTGCGGTTTGCCGATCTCGATGCAATCGTAATTACCGGCAAAGCCAAAACTCTCTGCTGTCTCAGTATCGGCTCGAATCATATCGAATGCAGGGACGTCGGCTTTATGCGAGGCATGAACGCGCTGTCCAGCGGCAGGCTGATGCGCAAAATGTTCAGCAGAAACAGCGGCCACCGCTCCATCCTGCGCATCGGCCAGTCCGGCGAATCAGGCTCGGCCATGGCCTGCATCAATATCGATACCTACAGGCATTTCGGCAGACTCGGCGGCGGCGCGGTGATGGGGGATAAGAACCTCAAGGGAATTATCATTCATGGCGACAGCGATTTCAACCAACCGGAGGACAGCAGGTATGCCAAGTTATATCAGGAGCTCTACGACCGCCTGACCGCAACCGATATGATGCATAAATACTTCGACCTCGGTACACCCGCCAATCTTGAACCGCTCAACGAACTGCAGTCGCTACCCTGGAAAAATTTACAGAAAACCTCCGACCCCGCTATCTCCAAAATAAGCGGAGAATCTTTTGCCGATGATGCACTGCTGCGCAATGGTGCCTGTTCAGGCTGCCCGGTAGGCTGCATCCATATCGGCTATTTTCGCGAAAAAAGCCTGCAGGCCAACAGATACCATTTTCACCAGGTGGCCTATGATTATGAACCCATTTTCGCGGCAGGCTCAATGCTGGGGGTTACCGAGAGCTTTGATATCCTGCGCATTCTCGACACCCTGGAGAAGGTCAGCCTGGATGCCATGTCCGGCGGTGTCGCCCTGGCCTGGGCAACTGAGGCAAGCGAGCGCGGTTTGATCTCCGAGAATGAAACCCTTGTTCCCCTGCGCTTCGGTGGCACTGAAAACTATATCAAGGCGGCCGCTTTCCTCGGCAAGGGCATCAATGATTTCTACAGAACTCTGGGCCAGGGGACACTTAAGGCTGCGCAACACTACGGCGGCACGGAGTTTGCCTGTGTCCTCGGTCAGGAAATGGCGGGTTACGCCACGGGAGAACTCTTTTTTGCCTCCCAGGCTCTGGGCTTCAGGCATTCCCACCTCGACACCGGCGCCTACTCCTGGGACCAGAAGCACACTGAAAAAGATGTTGATAAAGCCGTCTCTTTTCTGCTGGACGACGAGCCCGGCCGCGTCCTCCTCACCTCCATGGTGGCCTGTCTTTTCGCCCGTTCGGTGTACACCGGTGAAATTCTTGCCGATTGTCTTACGACTGCAGGGTACGGGGATCTGGCCTCCTCCCTGGAGCAAACTGCGGAAAATATCCGCAAACTCCGCTGGCAGGTCCGTTTCGCCACCGGTTTTCAGCCAGAGGAGATCACCATTCCTAAACGTTTCTATTCGGTAACCACCTGGAAAGGCAAGATTGACCGGGAATTTCTCGATGAGCTTAAAAGCGAATATGGCCGACGACTTCTGGAATTCGCCGAGCCTCTGAAAATTGATTAA
- a CDS encoding 4Fe-4S binding protein → MKQLTTPRMDQCTGCHSCSLACARLVYKRLSWNCAGIRIESSGGLSTGFRTTRCLSCDPAPCAEACPTKAYSQRKGGGVVFSKKLCIRCGSCVPACPVDAIYQNGEGNVFVCIHCGRCVDFCPQGCLDFQKIDDIEEVLL, encoded by the coding sequence ATGAAACAACTTACCACACCCCGCATGGATCAATGCACCGGCTGCCACTCCTGTTCCCTGGCCTGTGCCAGACTGGTTTACAAGAGGCTTTCCTGGAACTGCGCCGGAATCCGCATCGAGTCTTCAGGAGGACTTTCAACCGGTTTCAGAACCACCCGCTGCCTCTCCTGCGACCCGGCGCCCTGTGCCGAAGCCTGCCCGACAAAGGCCTACAGCCAGAGAAAAGGCGGCGGAGTCGTCTTCTCCAAAAAACTGTGTATCCGTTGTGGTTCCTGTGTTCCGGCCTGCCCTGTAGACGCTATTTATCAAAATGGTGAAGGGAACGTTTTCGTCTGCATTCATTGCGGAAGGTGCGTTGATTTTTGTCCCCAGGGATGCCTCGACTTCCAAAAAATAGACGATATTGAGGAGGTTCTGTTATGA
- a CDS encoding transketolase C-terminal domain-containing protein, whose translation MKFPIDLSVYKQLVFTTDQKELGVAQREQLKKNIEVVRDSIIFFTALANCKGLGGHTGGAYDIVPEVLIMDGFMKGDDRFHPVFFDEAGHRVALQYIMAVLNGYADVSSLLHYREFEKGLYGHPERDDQRGVFFSSGRLGHLWSYVNGVAEALTDKVLFLLGSDGSQQEGNDAEAARYAVARNLNIKLIIDDNDVTIAGNPSTYMQGFDIAKTLAGQGMAANAGDGEDVDDLFARIRESLLHDGPVALVNKRKMAIGVPGIEGLPKGHDVIPVDMAIAYLESKGYPEAVLILQDMDKPNNGDEYLGSTKETAKCRDDFGKIICEILGQMDKPEDSVIVVDSDLEGSCGLHHIRKNYPQVYVSGGIMERNNFSVAAGFGSVSGKQGIYGTFSAFQEMVISEITMARLNRANVIAHFSHAGVDDMADNTSHFGINNFFADHGLGADDTTRLYFPADALQLKAMLETTFNDEGLRFIYTTRSATPFIEKKTGGRFFEQGYSFIPGKDEIIREGTAGYIVSYGEMLYRCLHVVELLAGEGIDIGLINKPTLNVIDREMLARVGNTKMALVVETQNVKTGLGIRYGTWLLENGFTTNYGYLGTHREGQGGLTEQIPYQGLAIEDILAKVRTLL comes from the coding sequence ATGAAATTCCCAATAGACTTGAGCGTCTATAAACAGCTGGTTTTTACTACGGATCAAAAGGAACTGGGGGTTGCGCAGCGAGAGCAGCTGAAGAAGAACATAGAAGTGGTGAGAGACAGTATCATTTTCTTCACCGCGCTGGCAAATTGCAAGGGACTGGGAGGTCATACCGGCGGTGCCTACGATATTGTCCCGGAAGTTCTCATCATGGACGGCTTCATGAAGGGCGATGACCGTTTTCATCCTGTCTTTTTCGATGAGGCGGGACACAGAGTCGCCCTGCAGTATATCATGGCGGTACTCAACGGCTATGCCGATGTCTCCTCTTTGCTGCATTATCGGGAATTCGAAAAAGGGTTGTACGGACATCCTGAAAGAGATGATCAGCGCGGAGTGTTTTTCAGTTCCGGAAGGCTCGGCCATCTATGGAGCTATGTGAACGGCGTTGCCGAGGCACTTACCGACAAGGTCCTGTTTCTGCTGGGCAGCGACGGCTCACAACAGGAAGGCAATGATGCCGAGGCGGCCAGGTATGCCGTCGCCCGCAACCTGAACATAAAATTGATCATCGACGATAATGATGTCACCATAGCAGGCAACCCCAGCACCTATATGCAGGGCTTCGATATTGCCAAGACCCTCGCAGGTCAGGGCATGGCCGCCAATGCAGGGGATGGCGAGGATGTCGACGATCTCTTTGCCCGCATCAGGGAAAGTCTGCTCCATGATGGACCGGTGGCGCTGGTGAACAAGCGCAAAATGGCAATCGGTGTTCCGGGTATCGAAGGACTCCCCAAGGGACATGACGTCATTCCCGTAGACATGGCCATTGCTTATCTCGAATCCAAGGGATATCCGGAAGCGGTCCTTATTTTGCAGGATATGGATAAGCCGAATAATGGTGATGAATATTTAGGCAGCACCAAAGAAACGGCGAAATGCCGCGACGATTTCGGCAAGATTATCTGTGAGATCCTCGGCCAAATGGATAAACCGGAAGATTCCGTGATTGTGGTCGATTCGGATCTCGAGGGTTCCTGCGGCCTTCACCATATCCGTAAAAACTACCCCCAGGTCTATGTATCCGGCGGCATTATGGAGAGGAACAATTTTTCAGTGGCGGCCGGTTTCGGCTCGGTCTCCGGAAAACAGGGAATTTACGGTACATTCTCCGCCTTTCAGGAGATGGTAATCTCCGAAATCACCATGGCCAGGCTGAACAGGGCCAATGTAATAGCCCATTTTTCCCATGCCGGTGTCGATGATATGGCTGACAATACCAGTCATTTCGGCATCAATAACTTTTTTGCCGATCATGGCCTCGGTGCAGATGATACCACCAGGCTCTATTTCCCCGCCGATGCGCTGCAGCTTAAGGCCATGTTGGAAACAACATTCAACGATGAGGGGCTACGCTTTATTTATACCACCAGGTCGGCCACCCCGTTTATCGAAAAGAAGACAGGCGGGAGATTTTTTGAACAGGGCTACAGCTTCATCCCCGGTAAGGATGAAATTATCAGGGAGGGTACCGCCGGGTATATCGTCTCCTATGGAGAGATGCTCTACAGATGCCTTCACGTGGTCGAACTGTTGGCCGGCGAGGGCATAGACATCGGCCTGATCAACAAGCCGACCCTGAATGTAATCGACCGGGAAATGTTGGCCAGAGTGGGCAACACCAAAATGGCGCTGGTGGTCGAGACCCAGAACGTCAAAACCGGCCTGGGAATCCGTTACGGGACCTGGCTCCTTGAAAACGGCTTCACCACCAATTATGGGTATCTGGGAACTCACAGGGAGGGACAGGGCGGTCTCACCGAACAGATACCCTACCAGGGACTGGCAATAGAGGATATTCTGGCCAAAGTTCGTACCCTGCTGTAA
- a CDS encoding glycosyltransferase family 4 protein: MKIAYYMPFKPLGHKNPSGDLIIGTELFHFLEAGGAEISTISRFRCRWIYLKPYLWPYLLFELLRIIRRCNREKPDIWLTYHSYYKAPDIIGPLCCRLLKIPYVIFQGVYSTKRRRSMKTWMGFHLNRRALLQAACVMTNKKTDHANLARLLPPVRLLYIAPGLHPQGFRFDDDARSEIRHQLQVEDRVVVITAAMFRPGVKARGICKVIHSCSALIANGCDTLLLIAGDGNERKMLEKKAALELGDAAVFLGKLPRKMMRKYYSAADIFAFPGIEESLGMVFLEAQACGLPVVAYSDWGASEAVVDLETGLLSPAAEEEKFTENLHKLADNADLRRSMGRAAAEHIGKFHDIDSNYTLVYRKLHEIVMDKDAEVSIRP; encoded by the coding sequence ATGAAAATAGCCTATTATATGCCGTTCAAGCCTCTAGGGCATAAGAATCCCTCTGGTGATCTCATTATCGGAACTGAGCTTTTTCACTTTCTTGAAGCCGGTGGTGCCGAAATCAGCACGATCTCCAGGTTTCGCTGCCGCTGGATCTATCTCAAGCCCTATCTTTGGCCATATCTGCTGTTCGAACTGCTCCGGATTATCAGGCGTTGCAACAGGGAAAAACCTGATATCTGGCTGACATACCATTCCTACTACAAAGCGCCTGATATCATCGGCCCTCTGTGTTGCCGTTTGCTGAAGATTCCCTATGTCATCTTCCAGGGAGTCTATTCAACCAAGAGGCGCAGGTCCATGAAAACCTGGATGGGATTCCATCTCAATCGTCGGGCGCTGTTGCAGGCTGCTTGTGTCATGACCAACAAGAAGACCGATCACGCTAATCTGGCACGGCTGCTTCCTCCTGTTCGTCTCCTTTATATTGCGCCGGGCCTGCATCCGCAGGGATTTCGATTTGACGATGATGCCCGGAGTGAGATTCGCCATCAACTGCAGGTTGAGGATCGGGTCGTGGTCATAACCGCGGCGATGTTTCGACCGGGTGTCAAGGCCCGGGGAATCTGCAAGGTAATACACAGCTGTAGTGCACTTATTGCAAACGGCTGCGATACCCTGCTTCTGATAGCCGGTGACGGCAACGAAAGGAAAATGCTTGAGAAAAAGGCAGCGTTGGAACTGGGTGACGCAGCCGTCTTTTTAGGGAAGTTGCCGAGAAAGATGATGAGAAAGTATTACAGCGCCGCCGATATTTTTGCCTTTCCGGGAATAGAAGAGTCCCTGGGCATGGTTTTCCTTGAGGCCCAGGCCTGCGGACTTCCGGTGGTGGCATACAGCGACTGGGGAGCAAGCGAAGCCGTCGTCGATCTAGAAACGGGATTACTTTCTCCGGCAGCCGAAGAGGAAAAATTCACCGAAAATCTGCATAAATTAGCAGATAATGCAGACCTGCGGCGCAGCATGGGAAGGGCAGCCGCCGAACATATCGGAAAATTCCATGATATCGACAGCAACTATACCCTGGTATACCGGAAGCTGCATGAGATCGTCATGGACAAAGATGCGGAAGTGTCAATCAGACCTTAA
- the ychF gene encoding redox-regulated ATPase YchF, producing MKIGIIGLPQTGKKTLFQTLTGNILREQSGPPKPLPGSAEIIDSRFDALVRLYSPKSEVRAKIELMLLPKLEQENIAKGDIFKDIADVDAICHVIRAFEDESVYHAQGSVDPIRDMEMVCSELLMHDQIFVEKRIERIETAIKKKKDENQEKELILLNKMLDHLEHEKPLRLLEISPDEDFLLKSYPLITRKEMILAFNVSEEDLNNSDILKEAEEKCSAEKMEAMVVSAQVESEIALLDSEEEKQDFLEDLQIEEAALGTLTRLCLRALGLISFFTVGEDEVRQWLVRSNSPAPVAAGVIHSDLQRGFIRAEVMKYDELMEYGSEAELKKVGKMKVEGKEYIVRDGDILNIRFKV from the coding sequence ATGAAAATCGGCATAATCGGCCTTCCCCAGACAGGTAAAAAAACTCTCTTCCAAACCTTAACCGGTAATATACTTCGCGAACAATCGGGTCCGCCCAAACCTCTGCCCGGCAGCGCCGAAATTATTGACAGCAGATTTGACGCACTGGTGCGGCTCTACTCCCCCAAAAGTGAGGTTCGGGCGAAAATTGAACTGATGCTGCTGCCTAAACTTGAACAGGAGAACATTGCCAAAGGCGATATATTCAAGGACATCGCCGATGTCGATGCCATTTGTCATGTGATCCGGGCATTTGAGGACGAATCGGTCTATCACGCCCAGGGCTCTGTCGATCCAATCCGGGATATGGAAATGGTCTGTTCGGAACTGCTGATGCATGATCAGATTTTCGTGGAAAAGCGAATTGAACGGATCGAGACCGCAATTAAAAAGAAGAAGGACGAAAATCAGGAAAAAGAGCTCATCCTGCTCAATAAAATGCTCGACCACCTCGAACATGAAAAGCCTTTACGTCTGCTGGAGATTTCCCCGGACGAGGATTTCCTTCTTAAAAGCTACCCCTTGATCACTCGTAAAGAGATGATTCTTGCCTTTAATGTCTCCGAAGAGGACCTCAATAACAGCGACATTCTCAAAGAAGCCGAAGAAAAATGCAGCGCCGAAAAGATGGAGGCCATGGTGGTCTCGGCTCAGGTAGAATCGGAAATCGCCCTGCTCGACTCCGAGGAAGAGAAGCAGGACTTTCTTGAAGATCTGCAGATCGAGGAGGCGGCGCTGGGTACCCTCACCAGGCTGTGCCTCAGGGCTCTGGGTCTGATTTCCTTTTTCACGGTTGGAGAGGATGAAGTCAGGCAGTGGCTGGTAAGAAGCAATTCTCCGGCGCCTGTAGCTGCCGGGGTTATCCATTCCGATCTTCAACGCGGCTTTATCAGGGCCGAGGTCATGAAGTATGATGAGCTTATGGAATACGGCAGCGAAGCTGAACTGAAAAAAGTCGGAAAAATGAAGGTTGAGGGCAAAGAATACATCGTCAGGGACGGCGATATATTAAATATCAGGTTTAAGGTCTGA
- a CDS encoding YeeE/YedE thiosulfate transporter family protein: MLKKLHSRTRVQYFFGLIIGFLFGFLLQKGGVCYYEVIMQQLLLQDFTVVKIILTAIVTGMLGVYAMHSAGWVSLHKKAGSIGATIPGPLLFGIGFALLGYCPGTSVGAVGHGALDALIGGGIGIMVGAGLYAAVYPRLKEKVLPIGSFGDKTLIDLVQAGNPWLVIIPVAALIVGFLVLLEIAGL, from the coding sequence ATGCTGAAAAAACTCCACAGCCGTACCCGGGTGCAATACTTTTTCGGACTGATCATCGGGTTTCTTTTCGGCTTTCTCCTGCAGAAGGGGGGGGTCTGCTACTATGAAGTCATCATGCAGCAACTGCTGCTCCAGGATTTTACCGTCGTAAAAATTATTCTGACCGCGATCGTAACGGGAATGCTGGGGGTATATGCCATGCATAGCGCCGGCTGGGTGAGCCTTCACAAGAAAGCAGGTTCAATCGGAGCAACCATTCCGGGACCGTTGCTCTTTGGTATCGGCTTCGCCCTTCTTGGATATTGTCCGGGAACATCGGTGGGTGCCGTCGGACATGGAGCGCTGGATGCCCTGATTGGAGGGGGCATCGGCATTATGGTCGGCGCCGGTCTCTATGCCGCCGTCTATCCTCGTCTAAAGGAAAAAGTCCTGCCCATCGGAAGTTTTGGTGACAAGACTCTGATTGACCTTGTTCAGGCCGGCAACCCCTGGTTGGTGATTATTCCGGTGGCAGCACTTATTGTCGGCTTTTTGGTGTTACTGGAAATTGCGGGGCTATGA
- a CDS encoding YeeE/YedE thiosulfate transporter family protein, which yields MEIVQTIANYLFASAWSPYLVGVGIGILSWLAFLLSNHPIGVSTAFAKSAGMIEVALRGPKVRKKLYYQEKTPRIDWEWMLVLGLFLGAYTAAWLSGDINWKWVPGMWEETFGSNILLRLSVALFGGICVGFGARWGSGCTSGHGISGTMQLVLSSWIAVFCFFFGGVAVAFLLYRII from the coding sequence ATGGAAATAGTTCAAACAATCGCCAATTATCTCTTCGCTTCCGCATGGTCGCCATATCTCGTCGGAGTGGGAATTGGAATTCTCTCCTGGCTGGCCTTTTTGCTCTCCAATCACCCCATAGGAGTTTCCACTGCGTTTGCCAAAAGCGCAGGCATGATAGAAGTAGCTCTGCGCGGGCCAAAAGTTCGTAAGAAGCTCTATTATCAGGAAAAGACTCCCAGGATAGACTGGGAATGGATGCTGGTCCTTGGACTGTTCCTGGGGGCGTATACGGCCGCGTGGCTTTCCGGAGACATCAACTGGAAATGGGTGCCGGGAATGTGGGAAGAAACCTTCGGCTCAAACATTCTGCTGCGTCTGAGCGTCGCCCTGTTCGGCGGCATCTGTGTTGGTTTTGGGGCACGCTGGGGATCCGGCTGCACCAGCGGCCATGGTATCAGCGGCACCATGCAGCTTGTGCTGAGCAGCTGGATAGCGGTCTTCTGTTTCTTTTTCGGGGGGGTCGCCGTTGCGTTTCTCCTCTACCGGATCATCTAG
- a CDS encoding MBL fold metallo-hydrolase → MMFLEKIKSEGIAHLSYILGDGRDAVVIDPRRDCEIYAQIAAQQGTRITRIFETHRNEDYVIGSEDLARRTGATIHHGKALDFSYGEGVSEGDTFEVGDLVLRILETPGHTFESISIVITDKNYGDDAVGVFTGDALFIGDVGRTDFYPDRAREVAGALYDSIFEKLLPLGDQTILYPAHGAGSVCGDSMASREFSTIGHERLHNPVLKKTDRESFIDFKVNEHHYQPPYFRKMEEYNQYGSPPLHTLPQPIPLSAGDVEKAQKDGAVLLDLRSPEAYAGAFIPGSLAMPLEMIPAYAGYLLDYDTDIILIPETPEQISEAVEHFIRIGYERLSGYLKNGMHSWEVSGLKYDRIGAVHAAALEQRLKNKEDFTLLDVRQISEYKQGRLAGATHIFLGELRNRIDELDPDKPTVTFCGSGKRAIIAASILKRHGFDKVEDSLGSMQACKNVGCELQQG, encoded by the coding sequence ATGATGTTTCTGGAAAAAATTAAATCTGAAGGTATAGCCCATCTATCATACATACTCGGTGACGGCCGTGATGCGGTTGTTATCGACCCCCGACGCGATTGTGAAATATATGCGCAAATAGCCGCGCAGCAAGGCACTCGAATAACCAGGATATTTGAAACCCACCGCAATGAAGATTACGTCATCGGTTCCGAGGATCTTGCCAGGCGCACGGGAGCAACTATTCATCACGGCAAAGCGCTCGATTTTTCTTACGGCGAAGGCGTTTCCGAGGGCGATACTTTTGAAGTTGGTGATTTAGTTCTGAGAATTCTCGAAACTCCCGGACATACCTTTGAATCCATTTCCATTGTCATTACCGATAAAAACTACGGTGATGATGCAGTGGGGGTGTTCACCGGCGATGCTTTGTTTATAGGAGATGTCGGTCGAACAGATTTCTACCCTGATCGGGCACGTGAGGTGGCTGGCGCGCTGTATGATTCCATCTTCGAAAAACTTCTGCCATTGGGAGACCAGACCATCCTCTATCCGGCCCACGGCGCCGGATCGGTTTGTGGTGACAGCATGGCTTCCCGCGAATTCTCGACTATTGGACATGAACGGCTGCACAACCCGGTGCTCAAGAAGACAGACAGGGAGTCCTTTATCGATTTCAAGGTCAATGAACATCACTATCAGCCACCCTATTTCCGAAAAATGGAAGAATATAACCAGTACGGTTCGCCGCCCCTGCACACGCTGCCGCAACCGATACCGTTGAGTGCCGGAGATGTGGAGAAGGCACAGAAGGACGGGGCCGTACTTCTTGATCTACGCAGCCCAGAGGCGTATGCCGGTGCTTTCATACCGGGCAGCCTCGCCATGCCGCTGGAAATGATACCGGCATATGCCGGATATCTGCTGGATTACGATACCGACATTATCCTGATACCTGAGACGCCGGAGCAGATTTCTGAAGCGGTGGAGCATTTTATCCGCATCGGATATGAACGCCTGTCAGGATATCTTAAAAACGGCATGCACAGCTGGGAAGTCAGTGGTCTCAAGTATGATCGTATCGGAGCCGTCCATGCCGCAGCCCTTGAGCAACGCCTGAAAAACAAGGAAGACTTCACCCTGCTCGACGTCCGCCAGATCAGCGAATATAAACAGGGCCGACTGGCGGGTGCTACCCACATTTTTCTTGGGGAACTTCGGAATCGAATCGATGAACTCGATCCGGACAAACCCACGGTAACTTTCTGCGGCAGCGGTAAAAGGGCAATAATAGCGGCTTCGATTTTGAAACGCCATGGCTTCGACAAGGTGGAAGACAGCCTCGGATCGATGCAGGCCTGTAAAAATGTGGGCTGCGAACTGCAGCAGGGATGA
- a CDS encoding YtxH domain-containing protein, giving the protein MIGNILKLGGYVLLAREAADFVISSQQHREREQYRKQAACSVSGSLIGMAVGVGIGLLFAPRPGKETREMISESACSQLERLQSGIMEGKDQVVDIIHKKKEKLCSEAEEAIEKAAG; this is encoded by the coding sequence ATGATTGGAAACATTCTAAAGCTTGGTGGGTATGTATTGCTGGCCAGGGAAGCGGCTGATTTTGTCATCAGCTCACAGCAACACCGGGAAAGAGAGCAGTACAGAAAACAGGCAGCCTGTTCGGTTTCGGGTTCGTTGATTGGCATGGCGGTGGGAGTTGGAATCGGACTGCTTTTTGCCCCACGACCCGGTAAAGAAACCCGGGAGATGATTTCCGAATCCGCCTGTAGCCAGCTTGAACGCCTGCAGTCCGGGATTATGGAAGGTAAGGATCAGGTGGTCGACATCATACATAAAAAAAAGGAGAAACTTTGCTCCGAAGCCGAAGAAGCAATAGAGAAAGCTGCAGGATAA
- a CDS encoding DUF1328 domain-containing protein — translation MFYWAVVFLIIGLVAGVFGLTGIAGAATNIAWILFVIGLILFVVFLIFGRGSSAR, via the coding sequence ATGTTTTACTGGGCTGTTGTTTTTTTGATTATCGGCTTAGTTGCCGGAGTGTTTGGATTAACAGGAATAGCCGGTGCAGCTACAAATATTGCCTGGATCCTATTTGTGATTGGATTGATCCTGTTTGTCGTTTTCCTGATCTTTGGCAGAGGATCTTCCGCCAGATAA
- a CDS encoding hemerythrin domain-containing protein, with product MSEHKFLLHLREDHQEQKELGRKLVEAKSSEDRQKLRQQFYSALYPHMVGEEASMFKLLSEADDEEVKDDALEGLQEHHVAKIILREIMEIDTQSAIFKAKAKVLDEINRHHIEEEEEDVFGHLKKMCSEDQMDELFEKYEKAEDEVES from the coding sequence ATGAGCGAACATAAATTCCTTCTCCATCTGCGAGAAGATCACCAGGAACAGAAAGAACTGGGTAGAAAACTTGTGGAGGCAAAATCTTCTGAAGACCGCCAAAAATTACGGCAGCAGTTTTACAGCGCTCTCTACCCGCATATGGTAGGTGAGGAGGCCTCAATGTTCAAGCTGCTCAGTGAAGCTGACGACGAAGAGGTCAAAGATGATGCGCTCGAGGGACTGCAGGAGCATCATGTGGCAAAAATCATTCTCCGGGAAATCATGGAAATAGATACGCAGAGTGCTATTTTCAAGGCAAAGGCCAAGGTCCTGGATGAAATCAATCGGCACCACATTGAAGAGGAGGAAGAAGATGTTTTCGGCCACCTCAAGAAGATGTGCAGTGAAGACCAGATGGACGAGCTGTTCGAGAAATATGAAAAGGCTGAAGACGAGGTTGAGTCATAA
- a CDS encoding PRC-barrel domain-containing protein, translating to MNKLATKLITAAATLAFTVPLYAADEYTKSSAEQQLESAKIKSAEELKGMQVVSQTGDEIGEIKEVRIDTETGEVQFVTISREGALETGEEIVAAPLGAFEFDGEQAKLTIDENRLENVPAQAELSDRDYRRDLETHYGVAPAWEKEDPGDTTMTDQMDPDPMEPAPQTNIDTQDFTDPQKIDTQSPSSN from the coding sequence ATGAATAAATTAGCTACAAAGTTGATCACAGCTGCAGCGACACTGGCCTTTACAGTTCCGCTTTACGCAGCGGATGAGTACACGAAATCATCAGCAGAACAACAGCTGGAATCAGCCAAAATCAAATCTGCTGAGGAATTAAAGGGAATGCAGGTCGTCTCGCAGACAGGTGATGAAATCGGTGAAATCAAAGAGGTAAGGATCGATACGGAAACGGGCGAGGTACAGTTCGTCACCATTTCCAGGGAAGGGGCGCTTGAGACTGGTGAGGAAATAGTAGCCGCACCGCTGGGAGCATTCGAGTTTGACGGTGAGCAGGCCAAACTTACTATTGATGAAAACAGACTTGAAAACGTCCCGGCACAGGCCGAATTGTCTGATCGTGATTATCGGCGTGACCTGGAAACTCACTACGGTGTAGCGCCGGCGTGGGAAAAAGAAGACCCAGGGGATACCACGATGACCGACCAGATGGATCCAGATCCTATGGAACCGGCTCCTCAGACGAACATAGATACCCAGGATTTCACAGATCCTCAGAAGATCGACACCCAGAGTCCCAGTAGTAACTAA